TTCATGGTCAACAGGTTGGAACACCCacatcagacatgtttttacatCTTCCTCTATTAAAATGTTAACTTTTACATCAGAGTCATTTGAGTTGCGTCGCGTTTTTGTCCCCATTGCGAGCAATAACTGATTATAGTTACATAACGGGTGAAGTCTTGTGATTCACGTCTCATGTCGGGTTCACATAACTATTTCCATCATACATCTGtagaatttaattttaatttgacATGAAACTATGACCCCCACTCGACGACCACCGATGTCATCGTGTCAGAACTATCAGTCAgtatgagaacaacaacaacagacgtGACTTCCACACTTGAACCACTTGAGGCTCGACAGAAGAAACAGACTGAAACGCCTCGGAATGTTTGTGGAATTCACATGAAGTGTTGGACTTCCTGTGGAACTGCCcgattcctcctcctctcacgtCACTTTCCGGAAAAGCGCCGCAACATCTGCAGTGGTCCAAAATCAAAACCGGCTCAAACAAACATTCACACTAGTGACTCACACAAAGAAACGTAAGTGAAAATAGGAACCAAAACTACAGTCACAGACACTACTGGGGCAATACAAAAGGGAAACAGATGAACATGAATTTGTATCTAATTCTATTaggcacaaaacaaaacaaagaaatatctAACACACATAAATTAGATATATGGTATTTCTATTCGTTTTCCACGTTCTGTGTTGTTCTTCCCCTCCAGCTATTGATAAATGATTCTTAAATGAGATGTCTTAATGTGAAGCACTCATTTCAATagtttcttgtccctcaaaataaacagtatttgaATGTAATAACGTGCCTTCAtgtcatatttacattttagtcaTAGTCATGTTTCCAAGACATTCAACACTTTAAAAGACCTTCCAATTGTTATGATTTATTCTAAGAgtttgacatatatatatatttttcttttcttcatcaatatttttattctttaaaacATTTAGCAAAAGATAATGAGAACAGACAAAAATTAAAGTAATACAAAGTACAAATTTTGACATGATCTGCCCCACCTCTCTCCAATAGCTTTGTCATTTTGGGCATTCCCATAGACAATGTATGAGAGTACCTTGTCTTTCAACACATTTTATACAAGTGTCAGGGATGTTGGGAGACCAACTATTACACAAAGCtgcataaaataatgaaaagatgTGAATGTATGGGGTTTTCTTGATTTGTAGGTGGAGGTTCAGTATTGGTCAGTTTGTAGTTTGATaattcagcaaaaaaaagtgttcgGACACCCTCTGCATTCTTCTGTGTCCTTGTGGCAGGACTACTAAATATTAATGTGATGGTTTTTGTTATGCTCATTCATGAAGGTCGATCCAAATGCAAGAGACCAGGCGAGAGCTCAGAAAGGGTTTAATCCAACAAGGTTGAAGACAAGGAGGTGAGACAAAAATATTAAAGTCAAACACCAACAAAAAGTGCTACGCTAAGAAGGAATCAAACTCTGACAAAGAAACATGGACTttacttgacttggacttgatgACATGAGGCGACAGAGGGTATGTACTCACGAGGAACAGAGGGGCAGACAATGACGGGATTAGGGGGAGAGACAAAACAGATGTTGTACAGACAGGAGGATGTGACAATCACTTTAAAGCAGGAAGTAACCAACCAAACATAACTAACTAGCATAACATAATgacatttgttgactttgactttgtaTTTAAGATTTTCTATTTGTCTGTTTGCCATGCCTTTTCAATCGCAAGATTTTCATGATATTTGAGATGAAGTCCAAATTTAAAGGTGCAAGGTACCAAAACTAGTTCCCACCTCTGAATATTAAGGATATGTCACAGAGTAATTACACTCcttttttatgatattttggGGACAGTTTTATCAAATTTAACACTTGTTCTTGTCTCTTGGGTGCATGGCCCTCACAGCAGTCACAGTATAGAATGCCATTGTGACCTCCTCGCAAATGTAATCGCCCACCCCTGATCCAAGCCTTACTGATATATACAACTCTTCCAGAGCCCTTACCAAGGCTAGACTTCTGCAGAGGCGCTGGCTTACTGTGTGTATCCATGGGACAATGTCTTTGTGTCCATGCTGTGTATGAGTGGACCAATACAAGCTACATTTGACTGACACTCAGCTTTGATTGGTTTATTTCACTGACAGGTAATGAATTACAAAGGGTCACCACGACCCTGACACGCACCAGTCGACCTGCAGGACAGAGGGTGAAGCCTTCCATCAGTACGGCAGCGGAGACGCGTCTCCAATGGAACAGTTGCACCCGAGCAGTGGGTAGGCGTAATCCCATAGGATGCCGTTGCCGGTGATCTCCATGAGCATGACATGGGAGAAGAGTGCAGCTGAGGAGTAGTACCCAACAACGCGTCCCATTCTCCACACACAGTTAGCGCACCGGTTCAAGAGATTTGGGTTGTGTCCAACACTGCCTGAAGACATCATGAGGTCTTCAGCCTGGGTTGCAACATCGTCCAGGAGGTGCTGACTGTTTGTTGGTACGTCAGACGACATCAACAATAGGCCACTCCGCAGTTGTGGATCCATGCTGGGTAGTATCCTCAGGAGGTTCTCATCAAACCTGTGACCTTCGTGGTGTCTGTGCTCCTCATAGAAGAACTGATGGATGTTATCTCCAGGTGCTGGCTCTACATCTGGCAtttcaactgactcctctctgaTGTGTGAAGAAGAGACACACTCCTCATGATGTGTCTCATCCAAAGGTGGTATCTCCAAATGTCCGTTAATGTCAGTCTCTTCCATGGGAATCTCCACAAAACTGAAGTTCATGTCTTCTGGTGGTATCTGTTCCGCACGAAGAATCGATATGTCGAGAGGTTCCTCGCCCTCTTCATGCTCTCCAGGGAACGTCTCTGAAAAGCTTTGGCTGATGTCTTCAGTGGACATCTCGAAGTTGTTTTCGTCTTCAGGCAGAACATGAGCGACATGTCGCTCAACTCTCTCCAGCTCTGAGCGAAGTCTGTTGATGGCACAATCCTTCTCCATCAGCAGGGCCTCTAATTCGGATTCCTTTGCTACAAGCTTTCTGGCATCTTCTTCCTTGTGCGTGACTTCATTTCTGAGGCATTCATTTTCTCTTCTGGTCTCCACCAACAGATTTTCCTGCAATGTTGCTTGAGCGATAAGAGTATCCGTGCTCTGGTCTTTGGTGTAGATCTCCTCCGTCAGGCAGCAGAGTTCCTGCTCTTTCTCCCTCAGCAGAGATTTCAGTTCCAGCAGCTCTGCGTCAAGCGTCTCTCTGTGCTCCTTCTGATCCGCAATTTCTTTTCTCAGACTTTCATTCTCCTTCCTCGCCCCCTCCAGGAGAGACTTGTGTATGTGTTCTTGGCCACAAATCTCTTCTCTGTGCTCATTGAAGGAGCAGATTTCCTGTTTTAGTCTGCCAATTTCTGCATCCTTCTCAGTCACTAGAGATGTCAGTTTCGATACCTCAACGTCCAGAGTCATTTCCTGGTACAAACTCACCCCGGTCAGGAGTtctttctcctgctgcttctctaGCTGAACGTTCAGATCTTTGTTCAACATTTTCAGGTTGCTGGAGTGGGTCTCATACTCTGCGACCACAGTTTTTAGATAACCAACTTCCTCATTTGCCTTTTTTAACTGCTCATTCTTCTCACTCAGGAGGATGTCTGCTTCTTGCAGTTGATCCTGAAACTCTCGCACTTCTCTTTGCAGTCTTTCAACCTCTCGTCTGTGCTTGTCCTGCAAGGAtgtttgctgctgcagctccgcATTGAGTCTGTCATTCTGATCACTGAGCATCTTGTTGCCCTTATGAAGGCTGTCCACATTGTGCTTCAACATCTTGATTTCTGCACAGTCGGCCTCTCTCTGCGCTTCAATATCGGCTAGTTTCTGTGACACCATATGGACCTCTGCTTCTTGACTCTTGAGGCTCTGCACTTCGTCTCTTAGACTCTGGTTCTCCTTCTCCACGCGGTTCATCATCGTGTCTTTGGTGCTGGATTCAGCAACAAGACTATCTGCATTTTCGTGCATTTGTTTGACCTGCACGATGAGTCGGTCAATGTAGTGTTCCTTCTGGTACACCTGAGTCTTCAGTTTAGACACTTCATCATCGAGATTTTCAATGTTCTCGTCGCTGTGGCAGATCTCTGACCTCAGACTGTCGTTCTCCTCCTCGGCCTCATGCAGCAGCGATTTGAGCTTGGACATTTCTGCCGCCAAAGTTTCTCTGTTGTTGTCGCTGGTGGCCATCTCTCTGGTCAGTCTGTCCAAATcctgctccttctccagcaGTCGCTTCCGGTTTTTCATCACCTCTGCCTCCAGTGCATCCTTATCTCGGTTCACCAAGTTGAGGTCTGACTTCATGCTCTCAATGACCTGGTCTTTCTCCTGCAGCCGTTGACGGTTTTCCAACACCTCCGCTGCCAGTGTGTCCTTATCTCTGTTCACCAAGTTGAGGTCCAACCTTAGTCCCTCAATGACCTGGTCCCTCTCTGGCAGCCGCTGATGATTTCTGGCCCCAACAATCTCCACCTCGCCTTTGTCTTGGTTCATCAAGTTGAGCTCTGACCTCATGCTGTCAATGTCCTGGTCCTTCTCCAGCAGACGCTGATGGTTTTTGGCCATCTCAGCCTGCAGctcttttttgtcttgtcttacCAAGTTGAGCTCTGACCTCAGGCTCTCAATGTCCTGGTCCTTCTCCAACAGTTGCTGACTGTTTTCAGCCACCTGAGCCTCCAGTGCATCTTTGTGTCGCTTCACCAAGTTCAGATCCAATCTCAGTTTCTCTAAGTCCTGCTCCTTCTTCAATAGCTGTTGATGGTTTTCAGCCACCTCAACCTCCAACTGGTCTTTGTCTTGGTTCACCAAGTTGAGGTCTGACCTCAGGCTCTTAATGACTTGGTCCTTCTCCTGTAGCTGCCGATGGTTTTCAACCACCTCATCCTCCAGTGCACCCTTATCTCGGTTCACCAAGTTGAGGTGCGACCTCAGTTTCTCACTGCCCTGAACCTTCTCTGGCAGCCGCTGATGGCTATCGGTCCCCCCAATCTCCACCTCGTCTTTGTCTTGGTTCATCAAGTTGAGCTCTGATCCCATGCTGTCAATGTCCTGGTCCTTCTCCAGCAGACGCTGGCGGTTTTTGGCCACCTCAGCCTCCAACTCTTTTTTGTCTCGGTTCGCCAAGTTGAGCTCTGACCTCAAGCTCTCAATGTTCTGGTCCTTCTCCAACAGTTGCTGACTGTTTTCAACCACCTGAGCCTCCAGTACATCTTTGTGTTGGTTCACCAAGTTCAGATCTAATCTCAGTTTCTCTAAGTCCTGCTCCTTCTTCAATAGCTGTTGATGGTTTTCTGCCACCTCAACCTCCAGCTGGTCTTTGTCTTGGTTGACCAAGTTGAGCTCTGACCTCAGGCTGTCAatgtccttctccttctccagcagaCGCTGATGGTTTTCGGCCCCCCTAATCTCCACGGCATCTTTGTCTTGGTTCATCAAGTTGAGCTCTGACCTCATGCTGTCAATGTCCTGGTCCTTCTCCAGCAGACGCTGATGGTTTTTGGCCACCTCAGTCTCcagctcttttttgttttgttttaccaaGTTGAGTTCTGACCTCAGGCTCTCAATGTCCTGGTCCTTCTCCAACAGTTGCTGACTGTTTTCAGCCACCTGAGCCTCCAGTGCATCTTTGTGTCGGTTCACCAAGTTCAGATCCAATCGCAGTTTCTCTAAGTCCTGCTCCTTCTTCAATAGCTGTTGATGGTTTTCGGCCACCTGAACCACCAGTTGGTCTTTGTCTTGGTTCACCATGTTGAGGTCTGACCTCAGGCTGTCAAtatccttctccttctcctccaggcgCTGATGGTTTTCGGTCATCTCAGCTTCCAGCTCTTCTTTGTCTCTGTTCACCAAGTTGAGATCCAGCCTCAGTTTCTCAATGTTCTGGTCCTTCTCCTCCAAGCACTGATGGTTATCAGCCACCTCAGCCTGCAGCTCTTCTTTGTCTTGACTAACTAAGTTGAGGTTCGACCTCAGGGTCTCAATTTCCTGGTCCTTTTGGATCAGCAATGACTTGAGAGAAGAGGCTTCATCGTCAAGAGTTGCTCTCTTTGTATCCTTGACGTTAATCTCAACTTTGAGAGCATCATTCTCACTTTTGgcctccagcagcagagaaCTGTGTTTCGCCACATCAGCTGCAAGAGCATTCAGCTCTGATCTGAGTCTGTCTGCATCCTGCTTCTCGTCCAGCAGCCAGGACTTCAGTTCGGAGATCTGGTTATTGAGACTTATAATGTTCTTGTCGCTGTGTGAGATCTGTGATCGCAAACTTTCTTTCTCCTCGTCTGCTTCCACCAGCCGAGACCGGAGTTTGGCAGCTTCTGCATCCACAGTCCCGATGTTCTCCTTGGTGTTGGAGATTTCTGCTTTGAGACGCTCAGTCTCGCTTTGTGATTGGAGCAGCAGAAGTTCCTTGTCAGTCACCTGAGCGAGCAGAGATTTGTGGTTCTGCACTAGAGTCTGGAATTCCAATCTCAATGATTCAAGCTCTTGTTCCTTGCTGAAGAGCTGAG
Above is a window of Synchiropus splendidus isolate RoL2022-P1 chromosome 6, RoL_Sspl_1.0, whole genome shotgun sequence DNA encoding:
- the LOC128760099 gene encoding putative leucine-rich repeat-containing protein DDB_G0290503, with the protein product MIGESRRIYVSEQSAFSDLQKLPSKFLKNLRNNGTNCEERSTARKADKTMLDFEIEKLKKKPRNVSTESPSCKGWTRFGTHKAKRVELAKDREVGTPYRQTEEGLNLREQRTNSATDRRLTAMVKNETVVHQHLSSSTLTSKNELEELKSELLKQTDSIRMLNEEKRNLIAKNTQLESQHEKQQADIVTLKADNKSMKLEIDTVHEAATSLQAEIDSNIKKKTSLSLELSQLKSSLTEKEQEIQRLHLEIKNISKRRDNVFGLSEARKQIHVLKKEITRERGNTDVLQAEVNRLKSVLVSTQEENDNLRCQLSVNTEKQESLCTELTRMKTTLVQKEHSVGVSKQNSASLYAEVAKNEFLLTETKKDNDRLRQEINNNDSVKEKLDDEVHSLKTLVKEKEQDILCLRKDFTIKDEKIEALDVEVSNVKSQLFSKEQELESLRLEFQTLVQNHKSLLAQVTDKELLLLQSQSETERLKAEISNTKENIGTVDAEAAKLRSRLVEADEEKESLRSQISHSDKNIISLNNQISELKSWLLDEKQDADRLRSELNALAADVAKHSSLLLEAKSENDALKVEINVKDTKRATLDDEASSLKSLLIQKDQEIETLRSNLNLVSQDKEELQAEVADNHQCLEEKDQNIEKLRLDLNLVNRDKEELEAEMTENHQRLEEKEKDIDSLRSDLNMVNQDKDQLVVQVAENHQQLLKKEQDLEKLRLDLNLVNRHKDALEAQVAENSQQLLEKDQDIESLRSELNLVKQNKKELETEVAKNHQRLLEKDQDIDSMRSELNLMNQDKDAVEIRGAENHQRLLEKEKDIDSLRSELNLVNQDKDQLEVEVAENHQQLLKKEQDLEKLRLDLNLVNQHKDVLEAQVVENSQQLLEKDQNIESLRSELNLANRDKKELEAEVAKNRQRLLEKDQDIDSMGSELNLMNQDKDEVEIGGTDSHQRLPEKVQGSEKLRSHLNLVNRDKGALEDEVVENHRQLQEKDQVIKSLRSDLNLVNQDKDQLEVEVAENHQQLLKKEQDLEKLRLDLNLVKRHKDALEAQVAENSQQLLEKDQDIESLRSELNLVRQDKKELQAEMAKNHQRLLEKDQDIDSMRSELNLMNQDKGEVEIVGARNHQRLPERDQVIEGLRLDLNLVNRDKDTLAAEVLENRQRLQEKDQVIESMKSDLNLVNRDKDALEAEVMKNRKRLLEKEQDLDRLTREMATSDNNRETLAAEMSKLKSLLHEAEEENDSLRSEICHSDENIENLDDEVSKLKTQVYQKEHYIDRLIVQVKQMHENADSLVAESSTKDTMMNRVEKENQSLRDEVQSLKSQEAEVHMVSQKLADIEAQREADCAEIKMLKHNVDSLHKGNKMLSDQNDRLNAELQQQTSLQDKHRREVERLQREVREFQDQLQEADILLSEKNEQLKKANEEVGYLKTVVAEYETHSSNLKMLNKDLNVQLEKQQEKELLTGVSLYQEMTLDVEVSKLTSLVTEKDAEIGRLKQEICSFNEHREEICGQEHIHKSLLEGARKENESLRKEIADQKEHRETLDAELLELKSLLREKEQELCCLTEEIYTKDQSTDTLIAQATLQENLLVETRRENECLRNEVTHKEEDARKLVAKESELEALLMEKDCAINRLRSELERVERHVAHVLPEDENNFEMSTEDISQSFSETFPGEHEEGEEPLDISILRAEQIPPEDMNFSFVEIPMEETDINGHLEIPPLDETHHEECVSSSHIREESVEMPDVEPAPGDNIHQFFYEEHRHHEGHRFDENLLRILPSMDPQLRSGLLLMSSDVPTNSQHLLDDVATQAEDLMMSSGSVGHNPNLLNRCANCVWRMGRVVGYYSSAALFSHVMLMEITGNGILWDYAYPLLGCNCSIGDASPLPY